The Lysobacter sp. HDW10 genome window below encodes:
- the rbfA gene encoding 30S ribosome-binding factor RbfA, which produces MVGRKSFHRSDRVAAQLRRDVGTLVHNAMREYGLPSVSVSDVEVTRDLAHAKVFVTAFEKDSALETLKALQQLSKELRKSLAHMMKLRHVPELHFFYDESLDRGEHIETLLKQLPTADLSEEDEGTADGDDTSH; this is translated from the coding sequence ATGGTCGGTCGCAAGTCCTTCCATCGAAGTGACCGCGTCGCGGCGCAATTGCGCCGTGACGTCGGCACCTTGGTGCACAACGCCATGCGCGAATACGGACTCCCTTCGGTCAGTGTTTCGGACGTAGAAGTCACGCGTGATCTCGCGCATGCGAAAGTATTTGTCACCGCGTTTGAAAAAGACTCTGCGCTTGAAACTTTGAAAGCACTGCAACAGCTTTCAAAAGAACTGCGCAAGTCGCTCGCGCACATGATGAAGTTGCGTCATGTGCCCGAACTGCATTTTTTCTATGATGAATCTCTGGATCGCGGCGAGCATATCGAGACACTCTTGAAGCAATTGCCGACCGCGGACCTGTCTGAAGAAGACGAAGGCACGGCGGACGGGGACGACACGTCCCATTGA
- the truB gene encoding tRNA pseudouridine(55) synthase TruB: MTQSPRRPRFRPLHGILLLDKSRGPSSNQALQRVRHLFQAEKAGHTGSLDPLATGLLPICFGEATKIAGGLLGARKAYETVARLGVVTDTDDAEGEVLRTCEVPPVTLDQIQAALSELTGHLQQVPPIYSALKRGGEPLYVKARRGEKIEIAPRAVDVHAFELVGAGDLLENVPLLRLHVECGSGTYVRSLVRDLGEKLGCGAHVAELRRLWVDPFREPRMWTFEALQDMVERGGLQTLDACLLPIETGLTAWLEVSVQPSQALALARGQVVHGAFPNPGEVAIFDRAGKALGLGLVDETGALRPKRLFIWTAHLAKPDPTLSAGM, encoded by the coding sequence ATGACGCAGTCGCCGCGACGCCCACGCTTTCGACCATTGCACGGCATCTTGCTGTTAGACAAATCGCGTGGGCCAAGTTCGAATCAAGCCTTGCAGCGCGTCCGGCATTTGTTTCAAGCCGAGAAAGCGGGACACACCGGTTCATTGGATCCGTTGGCCACCGGTCTGCTACCTATTTGCTTTGGTGAGGCCACCAAGATTGCCGGCGGTTTGCTCGGTGCTCGCAAAGCCTACGAGACGGTTGCGCGCCTGGGCGTTGTGACCGACACCGATGATGCAGAAGGCGAAGTGCTTCGTACCTGCGAGGTGCCTCCTGTCACCCTCGATCAAATCCAAGCAGCACTGTCCGAATTGACCGGTCATTTGCAGCAAGTGCCTCCCATCTATTCCGCATTGAAGCGTGGGGGTGAGCCCCTCTATGTCAAAGCGCGGCGTGGCGAAAAGATCGAAATCGCGCCAAGAGCCGTCGATGTGCATGCTTTCGAATTAGTCGGAGCGGGTGACCTTCTGGAAAATGTGCCGCTGTTACGGCTTCATGTTGAGTGTGGCTCCGGTACCTACGTACGCAGCCTGGTGCGCGACTTGGGTGAAAAGTTGGGCTGTGGCGCACACGTTGCTGAATTGCGCAGGCTTTGGGTCGACCCCTTCCGTGAGCCGCGCATGTGGACCTTCGAAGCCCTGCAAGACATGGTGGAGCGTGGCGGACTACAGACGCTGGACGCCTGCCTGCTGCCGATCGAGACGGGGCTGACGGCATGGCTTGAAGTGTCCGTTCAGCCGTCGCAGGCCTTGGCTTTGGCGCGCGGCCAAGTTGTTCACGGTGCCTTTCCAAACCCTGGTGAAGTGGCGATCTTCGATCGAGCCGGCAAAGCCCTGGGCCTCGGGCTGGTGGACGAAACCGGTGCGCTTCGCCCAAAACGCCTGTTCATTTGGACGGCTCATTTAGCCAAGCCCGATCCGACATTAAGCGCAGGCATGTGA
- the rpsO gene encoding 30S ribosomal protein S15: MSIDTSKIIEDNKRGANDTGSPEVQVALLTARIEMLTGHFKVHKQDHHSRRGLLKLVNTRRSLLDYLHRKDAERYKALIQKLGLRR, translated from the coding sequence ATGTCAATCGACACCAGCAAGATCATTGAAGACAACAAGCGTGGCGCCAACGACACCGGTTCGCCGGAAGTCCAAGTCGCGTTGCTCACCGCTCGCATCGAAATGCTGACCGGTCACTTCAAAGTGCACAAACAAGATCACCACAGCCGTCGCGGTTTGTTGAAACTCGTCAACACGCGTCGTAGCTTGCTCGACTATCTGCACCGCAAGGACGCAGAAAGGTACAAGGCTTTGATCCAGAAGTTGGGTCTGCGCCGCTAA